One region of Streptomyces sp. NBC_00442 genomic DNA includes:
- a CDS encoding SsgA family sporulation/cell division regulator yields the protein MNTTVSCELHLRLVVSSESSLPVPAGLRYDTADPYAVHATFHTGAEETVEWVFARDLLAEGLHRPTGTGDVRVWPSRSHGQGVVCIALSSPEGEALLEAPARALESFLKRTDAAVPPGTEHRHFDLDTELSHILAENN from the coding sequence ATGAACACCACGGTCAGCTGCGAGCTGCACCTGCGCCTCGTTGTGTCGAGCGAGTCCTCACTGCCTGTACCCGCGGGCCTGCGGTATGACACGGCCGATCCCTATGCCGTGCACGCCACCTTCCACACCGGAGCCGAGGAAACCGTCGAGTGGGTCTTCGCTCGCGATCTCCTCGCCGAGGGCCTGCACCGGCCCACCGGAACCGGCGACGTCAGAGTCTGGCCATCACGCAGTCACGGCCAGGGCGTCGTCTGTATCGCCCTGAGCTCGCCGGAAGGAGAAGCCCTTCTCGAAGCCCCGGCGCGGGCCCTGGAGTCGTTCCTGAAGCGGACCGACGCCGCGGTTCCGCCCGGCACCGAGCATCGTCACTTCGATCTCGACACGGAACTCTCGCACATCCTGGCCGAGAACAACTGA
- a CDS encoding DUF4365 domain-containing protein — protein MALAQPDPAAPGYGLLPEGIAPLRGSLATTACMETLQVGYLHAVAAAAGCSLSQPFPDNGIDWHLSHSAAGHTVDDEVTIKVQLKCTYQIPPHPPGGAFSFTLDNDHLVKLARTPVSVHKILVVMVAPRNRDEWLHAGHDRLALRHCCYWTNLAGHPVTGRRRTTVRIPTSRIFDDRALCEIMTRVGVGGRP, from the coding sequence ATGGCGCTCGCGCAGCCCGATCCGGCCGCGCCCGGGTACGGTCTGCTGCCCGAGGGGATCGCACCGCTGCGCGGCTCGCTCGCCACCACCGCCTGCATGGAGACCCTCCAGGTGGGCTACCTGCACGCGGTGGCGGCCGCGGCCGGGTGCTCGCTGTCGCAGCCCTTCCCGGACAACGGAATCGACTGGCACCTGAGCCACAGCGCGGCCGGCCACACCGTCGACGACGAAGTGACCATCAAGGTGCAGCTCAAGTGCACGTACCAGATACCGCCGCATCCGCCGGGCGGAGCCTTCTCCTTCACGCTGGACAACGACCACCTGGTGAAACTGGCCCGCACACCCGTGTCGGTGCACAAGATCCTGGTCGTGATGGTGGCGCCGAGGAACCGCGACGAATGGCTGCACGCGGGCCACGACCGGCTGGCGCTGCGGCACTGCTGCTACTGGACCAACCTGGCCGGACACCCGGTGACCGGCCGGCGCAGAACCACGGTGCGAATACCGACCTCGCGGATCTTCGACGACCGCGCGCTCTGCGAGATCATGACGCGGGTCGGGGTGGGAGGGAGACCCTGA
- a CDS encoding 3'-5' exonuclease has translation MTCWFEGPLAAFDTETTGVDVEGDRIVSAALVVQDGPGARPRVTRWLINPGIPVPEGATAVHGLTDEHLRLNGRWPAPVMDEVAKALAEQCSAGRPLVIMNAPFDLTLLDRELRRHRAASLGHYLGRNPLRVLDPRVLDKHLDRYRKGRRTLTDLCEHYGVALEGAHDAAADALAALEVVRAVGRRFAGRLERLTPTELHALQATWHAAQARGLQAWFSKQGTEELVDTAWPLRPELPAAA, from the coding sequence ATGACGTGCTGGTTCGAGGGTCCCCTGGCGGCGTTCGACACCGAGACGACCGGGGTGGACGTCGAAGGGGACCGGATAGTGTCGGCGGCCCTTGTGGTGCAGGACGGTCCCGGGGCGCGGCCGCGGGTGACCCGCTGGCTGATCAACCCGGGCATACCCGTGCCGGAGGGCGCGACCGCCGTCCACGGTCTGACCGATGAGCATCTTCGGCTGAACGGGCGCTGGCCCGCCCCGGTGATGGACGAGGTGGCGAAGGCGCTGGCGGAGCAGTGCTCGGCGGGTCGGCCGCTGGTCATCATGAACGCGCCGTTCGATCTGACGCTGCTGGACCGGGAGTTGAGGCGCCATCGCGCCGCTTCCCTGGGCCACTACCTGGGCCGCAATCCGTTGCGGGTGCTCGATCCGCGGGTGCTCGACAAGCATCTGGACCGCTACCGCAAGGGGCGCCGCACCCTCACCGACTTGTGTGAGCACTACGGCGTGGCGCTGGAGGGGGCGCACGACGCGGCGGCCGACGCGCTGGCCGCCCTGGAGGTCGTACGGGCGGTGGGGCGCAGGTTCGCGGGCCGCCTGGAGCGGCTGACGCCGACGGAGTTGCACGCGCTGCAGGCGACCTGGCACGCGGCGCAGGCGCGTGGTCTGCAGGCGTGGTTCAGCAAGCAGGGCACCGAGGAGCTGGTGGACACGGCGTGGCCGTTGCGGCCCGAACTTCCGGCGGCGGCCTGA
- a CDS encoding TIGR02611 family protein produces MDTGSDERGGAALGSRAPAFVKASKPLHISWQVGVFVVGLAVVAGGVVMLPLPGPGWLVIFGGMAIWATEFVWAQLVLRWTRRKVREATQKALDPRVRRRNIILTAAGLIIVGVLAGIYLRSFGFVPPWRIDH; encoded by the coding sequence ATGGATACGGGGAGTGACGAGCGGGGCGGGGCGGCACTCGGATCGCGCGCGCCGGCGTTCGTCAAGGCGTCGAAACCGCTGCACATCAGCTGGCAGGTCGGCGTCTTCGTGGTCGGTCTCGCGGTCGTGGCCGGGGGCGTGGTCATGCTGCCGCTGCCGGGTCCGGGCTGGCTGGTGATCTTCGGCGGCATGGCGATCTGGGCGACCGAATTCGTCTGGGCCCAGCTGGTGCTCCGCTGGACCAGGCGCAAGGTCAGGGAGGCCACGCAGAAGGCGCTCGATCCCCGAGTCCGGCGGCGCAACATCATCCTCACCGCGGCCGGCCTGATCATCGTCGGCGTGCTCGCGGGGATCTATCTCCGGTCGTTCGGCTTCGTGCCGCCATGGAGGATCGACCACTGA
- a CDS encoding DsbA family protein, producing the protein MSDTTPSGTSGPAVLDVWCELQCPDCATALDDIRALRARYGDRLDIRLRHFPLEKHKHAFAAAQAAEEAFEQGQGWPYVEAVLGRTGRLAEQGESVLVRTAAELGLDADEFDTALIDGRHMLIVDADQAEGKAIGVTGTPTYVIGEERLDGGASQDGLRERIEELVDRLLAQ; encoded by the coding sequence ATGAGCGACACCACCCCCTCCGGCACCAGCGGCCCCGCCGTCCTCGACGTGTGGTGCGAGCTGCAGTGCCCCGACTGCGCCACCGCACTCGACGACATCCGCGCCCTGCGCGCCCGCTACGGCGACCGGCTCGACATCCGGCTGCGGCACTTTCCGCTGGAGAAGCACAAGCATGCCTTCGCCGCGGCCCAGGCCGCCGAGGAGGCTTTCGAGCAGGGGCAGGGCTGGCCGTACGTGGAGGCCGTCCTCGGCCGCACCGGGCGCCTCGCCGAACAGGGCGAGTCCGTCCTGGTGCGAACGGCGGCCGAACTCGGCCTGGACGCCGATGAGTTCGACACCGCCCTCATCGACGGACGGCACATGCTGATCGTCGACGCGGACCAGGCCGAGGGCAAGGCGATCGGTGTGACGGGCACCCCGACGTACGTCATCGGCGAGGAGCGCCTCGACGGCGGCGCGAGCCAGGACGGACTGCGGGAGCGCATCGAGGAGCTCGTGGACCGGCTGCTCGCCCAGTAG
- a CDS encoding GNAT family N-acetyltransferase, translating into MTTTIRPTEPLQQGADGAKSRTYDVCVNSRRVGRIKIATDALSGAGTGRIEELHIDRADRGRGRGTVAALAAEEVLRGWGCDRLHLTVPADADAALRMAAALGHVERSRNMVKQLAPTAAELPDGTVGRPMNADEFEGWRAAAVEGYAQSWIERGVPEAAARTKSEEEHRTLLPEGAATAGTHLLLLEDRGREVGTLWVARAPGPGAGAYVYDVHVAEEHRGRGHGRSLMLLAERAALADGMDTIGLHVFADNTPALRLYESLGYRTTRHHLGKALL; encoded by the coding sequence ATGACCACCACCATTCGGCCGACCGAGCCGCTCCAGCAGGGCGCCGACGGCGCCAAGTCGCGGACCTACGACGTATGCGTGAACAGCCGACGCGTCGGCCGGATCAAGATCGCCACCGACGCCTTGTCCGGGGCCGGCACGGGCCGGATCGAAGAGCTGCACATCGACCGCGCGGACCGCGGCCGCGGCCGCGGCACCGTGGCCGCGCTCGCCGCCGAGGAGGTGCTGCGCGGCTGGGGCTGCGACCGGCTCCACCTCACGGTTCCGGCCGACGCCGACGCGGCCCTGCGGATGGCGGCGGCCCTCGGCCACGTGGAGCGCAGCCGCAACATGGTCAAGCAACTTGCGCCCACCGCAGCGGAGTTGCCCGACGGAACGGTCGGAAGGCCCATGAACGCCGACGAGTTCGAGGGCTGGCGGGCCGCCGCGGTGGAGGGCTACGCGCAGAGCTGGATCGAGCGGGGCGTGCCCGAGGCGGCGGCTCGGACCAAGTCCGAGGAGGAGCACCGCACCCTGCTGCCCGAGGGCGCCGCCACCGCGGGGACGCACCTGCTGCTCCTGGAGGACCGGGGCCGCGAGGTGGGCACCTTGTGGGTGGCCCGAGCCCCGGGGCCCGGCGCGGGGGCGTACGTCTACGACGTCCACGTCGCCGAAGAACACCGGGGCCGGGGTCACGGCCGCTCCCTGATGCTGCTCGCGGAGCGGGCGGCGCTCGCCGACGGCATGGACACCATCGGGCTGCACGTCTTCGCGGACAACACTCCGGCCCTGCGCCTGTACGAGTCGCTCGGCTACCGGACCACGCGCCACCACCTGGGCAAAGCCCTGCTCTGA
- a CDS encoding CGNR zinc finger domain-containing protein — MLIPHDTRIALDMVVDLVNTAPESEATDLLADVDALYGFVQDHNISGVERLSPGDLLGVQGVRGRFADIFAAPDARATAELVNQLVAAAGTTPQLTDHDGYDWHVHYFAPGASVADHLAADGGMALAFFIVTGELERLRRCEAPDCGRAFVDFSRNRSRRYCSSRTCGNRLHVAAYRARRKEAAR, encoded by the coding sequence GTGCTGATCCCTCACGACACCCGGATCGCCCTCGACATGGTGGTCGATCTGGTGAACACCGCGCCCGAGAGCGAGGCGACCGACCTCCTCGCGGACGTGGACGCGCTGTACGGCTTCGTCCAGGACCACAACATCAGCGGAGTCGAGCGGCTCTCCCCCGGTGACCTGCTGGGCGTCCAGGGGGTGCGCGGCAGGTTCGCCGACATCTTCGCGGCGCCGGACGCCCGCGCGACCGCCGAGCTCGTCAACCAGCTGGTCGCCGCGGCCGGCACCACCCCGCAGCTGACCGACCACGACGGCTACGACTGGCACGTGCACTACTTCGCGCCCGGCGCCTCCGTCGCCGACCACTTGGCGGCCGACGGCGGCATGGCCCTCGCCTTCTTCATCGTCACCGGCGAGCTGGAGCGGCTGCGCCGGTGCGAGGCGCCGGACTGCGGGCGGGCCTTCGTGGACTTCTCGCGCAACCGCTCACGCCGCTACTGCTCGAGCCGCACCTGCGGGAACCGCCTGCATGTGGCCGCCTACCGCGCCCGGCGCAAGGAAGCGGCCCGCTGA
- a CDS encoding SRPBCC family protein — protein MNWCHYRFRSVWELRAAPAAVYTVLERAEEYPLWWPQVRDVTPVDDRTATARFRSVIPYDLRVTAHETRRDPAALILEAALSGDLEGRARWTLLAHDGGTRAVYDQEVEVRKPLLRRLAVPGRPLFRANHALMMRAGLRGLRRHLDVV, from the coding sequence ATGAACTGGTGCCACTACCGCTTCCGCAGCGTCTGGGAGCTGCGTGCGGCTCCTGCGGCCGTCTACACGGTCCTGGAGCGCGCCGAGGAATACCCGCTCTGGTGGCCCCAGGTCCGCGACGTGACCCCCGTCGACGACCGCACCGCCACCGCCCGCTTCCGCTCGGTCATTCCGTACGACCTCCGCGTCACCGCGCACGAGACGCGGCGCGACCCGGCGGCGCTGATCCTGGAGGCCGCCCTGAGCGGTGACCTCGAAGGGCGGGCGCGCTGGACCCTGCTCGCACACGACGGCGGCACCCGGGCCGTCTACGACCAGGAGGTCGAGGTGCGCAAACCCCTGCTGCGCCGGCTCGCCGTGCCGGGCCGCCCGCTCTTCCGGGCCAACCACGCCCTCATGATGCGCGCCGGACTGCGCGGGCTCCGGCGTCACCTGGACGTGGTTTGA